Proteins co-encoded in one Erwinia sp. genomic window:
- a CDS encoding hypothetical protein (ID:JIFNMEKO_02530;~source:Prodigal:2.6): protein MWNKLKLTVKPGSVVDSHSSRPAITHWLKQPTQVQYGPYHVNPYLALLRVEFTVPRSVASRAVRSYRTLSPLPDPTWGHRRFALCCTGRRLTPPRRYLAPCPMEPGLSSPLCVSPFRDGNKAATVWSASRRKITHFRLFVTLLLRQRKLIEGIFLHSMDLCGKLCRFFQR from the coding sequence TTGTGGAATAAGTTGAAGCTGACCGTTAAGCCGGGTTCTGTCGTGGACAGTCATTCATCTAGGCCAGCAATCACTCACTGGCTCAAGCAGCCTACCCAGGTTCAGTACGGGCCGTACCATGTGAACCCCTATTTGGCCTTGCTCCGGGTGGAGTTTACCGTGCCACGGTCTGTTGCCAGCCGCGCGGTGCGCTCTTACCGCACCCTTTCACCCTTACCTGATCCCACATGGGGCCATCGGCGGTTTGCTCTCTGTTGCACTGGTCGTAGGCTTACGCCTCCCAGGCGTTACCTGGCACCCTGCCCTATGGAGCCCGGACTTTCCTCCCCTCTGTGTGTCTCCCCTTTCAGGGACGGCAACAAAGCGGCGACTGTCTGGTCAGCTTCGCGGCGGAAGATAACGCATTTCCGCCTATTTGTCACCCTCTTGCTGCGCCAGCGCAAACTTATAGAGGGCATTTTTCTTCACTCCATGGATCTCTGCGGTAAGCTGTGCCGCTTTTTTCAAAGGTAA
- the rsmI gene encoding Ribosomal RNA small subunit methyltransferase I (ID:JIFNMEKO_02531;~source:Prodigal:2.6) → MKQHDRTDISDSTLYIVPTPIGNLTDITQRALNVLAQVDLIAAEDTRHTGLLLHHFGITARLFALHDHNEQQKSLLLLEKLQEGKSIALVSDAGTPLINDPGYHLVRTCREAGIRIVPLPGACAAITALSAAGLPSDRFCYEGFLPARQKGRCDRLRELLEEPRTLILYESTHRLLECLQDMVTVWGEARYVVLARELTKTWETIHGAAVGELLSWVREDENRRKGEMVLIVEGWQVSDSAIPAEAIRTLTLLQQELPLKKAAQLTAEIHGVKKNALYKFALAQQEGDK, encoded by the coding sequence ATGAAACAACACGATCGGACAGATATTTCTGATAGCACGCTCTACATTGTACCTACTCCGATTGGTAATTTGACGGATATTACACAACGGGCGCTCAATGTGCTGGCACAAGTTGATCTGATTGCTGCGGAAGATACACGCCATACTGGATTGTTGTTGCACCATTTCGGTATTACTGCGCGGTTGTTCGCATTACATGACCACAATGAGCAGCAAAAAAGTCTGTTATTGCTGGAAAAATTACAAGAAGGAAAGAGCATTGCTCTGGTATCGGATGCAGGCACTCCACTGATCAATGACCCCGGTTATCATTTGGTGCGTACCTGTCGTGAAGCAGGGATACGTATCGTTCCTTTGCCTGGTGCTTGTGCGGCAATAACCGCACTCAGTGCCGCAGGGTTGCCTTCTGATCGTTTCTGTTATGAAGGCTTTCTGCCAGCCAGACAAAAAGGACGTTGTGACAGATTACGAGAATTACTGGAAGAACCACGCACGCTGATTCTCTATGAGTCAACACACCGTTTACTGGAATGTTTGCAGGATATGGTCACTGTATGGGGCGAGGCGCGTTACGTTGTTCTTGCGCGTGAGCTGACCAAGACCTGGGAAACCATTCATGGCGCAGCGGTAGGAGAGTTGCTGAGCTGGGTGCGGGAGGATGAAAATCGTCGCAAGGGTGAGATGGTTTTAATTGTGGAGGGATGGCAGGTCAGTGACAGTGCCATCCCGGCTGAAGCGATACGTACCCTTACATTATTACAGCAGGAATTACCTTTGAAAAAAGCGGCACAGCTTACCGCAGAGATCCATGGAGTGAAGAAAAATGCCCTCTATAAGTTTGCGCTGGCGCAGCAAGAGGGTGACAAATAG